Proteins co-encoded in one Thamnophis elegans isolate rThaEle1 chromosome 1, rThaEle1.pri, whole genome shotgun sequence genomic window:
- the HNRNPA3 gene encoding heterogeneous nuclear ribonucleoprotein A3 — translation MSFEYSSHLLKGATESEHTPKMACKEEREDEDYKRRGRRSSQGHDPKEPEQLRKLFIGGLSFETTDDSLRDHFEKWGTLTDCVVMRDPQTKRSRGFGFVTYSCVEEVDAAMAARPHKVDGRVVEPKRAVSREDSVKPGAHLTVKKIFVGGIKEDTEEYNLRAYFEKYGKIETIEVMEDRQSGKKRGFAFVTFDDHDTVDKIVVQKYHTINGHNCEVKKALSKQEMQTATAQRSRGSSSSNFMGRGNFGGSGGSYNRGGSFGSRGSYGSGGGSSSRGSFGSGDGYNGFGDGGNYGGSPGYGSRGGYGGSPSYGNPGSGYGGGGGGYDGYNEGGSFGGNYGGSGSYNDFGNYSGQQASSYGPMKGSGSFSGRSSGSPYGGSYGSGGGSGGYGGRRF, via the exons ATGTCTTTTGAGTACTCTTCACACTT GTTAAAAGGAGCAACTGAGTCAGAACACACTCCCAAAATGGCGtgtaaagaggagagagaggatgaAGATtacaagagaaggggaagaagatcCTCACAG GGCCATGATCCTAAAGAACCAGAACAATTGAGAAAGCTGTTTATTGGTGGCTTGAGCTTCGAAACAACAGATGATAGCCTAAGAGACCACTTCGAAAAATGGGGCACACTCACAGATTGTGTG GTGATGAGAGACCCACAGACAAAACGCTCTCGAGGCTTTGGGTTTGTGACCTATTCTTGTGTGGAAGAAGTAGATGCTGCAATGGCAGCTCGACCACATAAAGTTGACGGCCGTGTGGTAGAGCCAAAGAGAGCTGTTTCTAGAGAA GATTCTGTGAAACCTGGTGCTCATTTAAcagtaaagaaaatatttgttggTGGAattaaagaagacacagaagaatataatttaagagcttattttgaaaaatatggcAAAATTGAAACTATTGAAGTAATGGAAGACAGGCAAAGTGGAAAGAAAAGAGGTTTTGCCTTTGTGACATTTGATGATCATGATACAGTAGACAAAATTGTTG ttCAGAAATATCACACTATAAATGGACATAACTGTGAAGTGAAGAAAGCTCTCTCCAAGCAAGAAATGCAGACTGCAACTGCACAAAGAA gTCGTGGGAGTAGTTCAAGCAACTTCATGGGTCGTGGAAACTTTGGAGGCAGTGGTGGAAGTTACAACAGAGGTGGAAGTTTTGGTAGTAGAG GAAGCTACGGTAGTGGAGGTGGCAGCAGCAGTAGAGGAAGCTTTGGCAGTGGCGATGGATATAATGGTTTTGGTGATG GTGGAAACTATGGTGGTAGCCCTGGATATGGTAGCCGAGGTGGTTATGGTGGTAGCCCAAGCTATGGAAATCCAGGTAGTGGATATGGCGGAGGAGGTGGAGGTTATGATGGTTATAATGAAGGAGGAAGCTTTGGAG GCAACTATGGTGGCAGTGGAAGCTACAATGATTTTGGCAACTACAGTGGACAGCAGGCTTCAAGTTATGGACCCATGAAAGGAAGTGGCAGTTTCAGTGGCAGAAGTTCAGGCAGTCCCTATGGTG GTAGCTATGGATCAGGTGGAGGAAGTGGTGGCTATGGTGGAAGAAGATTCTAA